From Phyllopteryx taeniolatus isolate TA_2022b chromosome 18, UOR_Ptae_1.2, whole genome shotgun sequence, the proteins below share one genomic window:
- the thbd gene encoding LOW QUALITY PROTEIN: thrombomodulin (The sequence of the model RefSeq protein was modified relative to this genomic sequence to represent the inferred CDS: inserted 2 bases in 1 codon), with amino-acid sequence MRAKRFPQQTGTREHLNXCWKMKDAAGLLVAALVVLAGSQCFGAEPAPDGGHCVGSQCFAVFRHSADFASAQDRCKERSGLLTAVRSSASHDALAALLGNFSGRFWIGLQRFTDCPNATSRLKGYEWATKDDQSDFSNWAPTFDGSCSSPRCVTVSGEDALRWAQEPCDARVGGFLCQYHFKYACPSLDRDPEETVVYSTPLGFGGRDLLSLPPGSVATSTPSELKFVCSEKWLRAPWSCEILEGGCEHKCAVGADHEPSCSCPPGLSISPVNQVTCEVSSGDPCARLRCEHACLVGDDGAPSCACDSGFKVAPDGRSCVDFDDCSDERQCPGENFRCVNTAGGFECDCRVGFRMTAGLCVDRDECASAPCEHMCDNAPGSYKCSCYGGYRVDPHNPNKCELHCGERECVAQCDPNDRRQCYCPDGYIADERDDHTACIDIDECAHSYCEHGCDNAYGGYVCSCPKGFTLVNEVSCVKNEDEDEEAEGSGEDATTPSTPAVTPHEVAPTRPPSAVTAGGLVAIIACCVFFIAVVVFLVQHVLSKRAKVEGEVTFKAPERGESPSRHGMGSEA; translated from the exons ATGCGAGCCAAGCGTTTCCCCCAACAAACAGGGACGCGCGAGCACTTGAA GTGTTGGAAGATGAAGGATGCCGCGGGGTTGCTCGTTGCCGCGCTGGTCGTCCTGGCGGGGAGCCAGTGCTTCGGCGCTGAACCGGCCCCGGACGGCGGCCACTGCGTCGGGAGCCAGTGCTTCGCCGTCTTCCGCCACTCCGCGGACTTCGCAAGCGCGCAGGATCGTTGCAAAGAGCGAAGTGGGCTTCTAACCGCCGTGCGCTCGTCTGCGTCGCACGATGCCCTCGCCGCACTTTTGGGAAACTTTTCGGGTCGCTTCTGGATCGGTTTGCAGCGTTTCACCGACTGCCCGAATGCGACATCTCGTCTCAAAGGCTACGAGTGGGCGACGAAGGACGACCAGAGCGATTTCTCCAACTGGGCCCCCACCTTCGACGGCAGCTGCTCCTCTCCGCGCTGCGTCACAGTGTCCGGCGAGGACGCGCTCCGGTGGGCGCAGGAGCCGTGTGACGCGCGCGTCGGCGGCTTCCTGTGCCAGTACCACTTCAAATACGCGTGCCCGAGTCTAGACCGGGACCCGGAGGAGACCGTGGTCTACAGCACCCCCTTGGGATTCGGCGGGCGGGACCTGCTGTCCCTGCCGCCCGGGAGCGTCGCCACGTCGACGCCGAGCGAGCTCAAGTTCGTGTGCTCCGAAAAGTGGCTGCGGGCTCCGTGGAGCTGCGAGATCCTCGAGGGAGGGTGCGAGCACAAATGCGCCGTGGGTGCCGACCACGAGCCGTCGTGCTCCTGCCCGCCCGGCCTCTCCATCAGCCCCGTCAACCAGGTCACGTGCGAGGTGAGCTCGGGCGACCCGTGCGCGCGTCTGCGTTGCGAGCACGCGTGTCTCGTGGGCGACGACGGCGCGCCCTCCTGCGCCTGCGACAGCGGCTTCAAAGTGGCTCCCGACGGGAGGTCCTGCGTGGACTTCGACGACTGCTCGGACGAGCGCCAGTGTCCCGGGGAGAACTTCCGGTGCGTCAACACGGCGGGCGGCTTCGAGTGCGACTGCCGGGTCGGATTCCGGATGACGGCCGGCCTGTGCGTGGATCGCGACGAGTGCGCGTCCGCCCCGTGCGAGCACATGTGCGACAACGCGCCCGGCAGCTACAAATGCTCCTGCTACGGCGGCTATCGAGTGGACCCCCACAACCCGAACAAGTGTGAGCTGCACTGCGGCGAGCGGGAGTGCGTGGCGCAGTGCGACCCCAACGACCGGCGCCAGTGCTACTGCCCCGACGGTTACATCGCAGATGAGAGGGACGACCACACCGCCTGCATCGACATCGACGAATGCGCCCACTCTTACTGCGAACACGGCTGCGACAACGCTTACGGCGGCTACGTTTGCTCCTGTCCGAAAGGTTTCACTCTGGTCAACGAGGTGTCTTGCGTGAAAAACGAGGATGAAGACGAAGAGGCGGAGGGCTCGGGGGAGGACGCGACGACTCCGAGCACCCCCGCGGTGACGCCGCACGAGGTCGCCCCGACACGGCCGCCCTCGGCGGTGACAGCGGGCGGCCTGGTGGCCATCATCGCGTGCTGCGTCTTTTTTATTGCGGTGGTGGTCTTTTTGGTTCAGCACGTCCTAAGCAAAAGGGcgaaggtggagggagaggTGACGTTTAAAGCCCCGGAGAGAGGAGAGAGCCCCAGTCGGCACGGGATGGGGAGTGAAGCTtaa
- the LOC133468413 gene encoding thrombomodulin-like, translating into MDPIALVVRALLLCGLRGGALSLSGHCTDKQCYALFVEPKDFQEARKSCANYDGDLLSVLDVEARGHLLVRSGVIGSFWLGPPGTQGQNCTSCSVWLGGNVTIRTTPCSDQLGGYICQYPNADPCGGVSPAGDAQVSYTAPMGFALNTSLLFPRGTVAVAGNTDALHPDAKYLCFESSWLRAPWNCEVMGGGCQHRCNSTSGACACPQDEHLHANLITCGRDPCVGGARACECRAGYTLAADGQSCVDVDECERPDVCVGEGEECANTLGEFECVCKDGFEEQEGVCVDVSICAKCEHMLCVKSNGVYACACREGFRVSSRDPTKCDMFCDQADCPANCIPNPNLVEGNMHQCFCPDGYIQDIRNNTAFCADIDECGILLQCEHICENRFGSFECSCNEGYKLFDDYMCVHPEEDKWTPLYPTPAESRPAALPSYVKAGSVLGISMFFLLCLVLLYFLVRNTAKRCGSLELSSLKGSDMDIFYLQQVTTETYKRLSFDRQSKCDSQRL; encoded by the coding sequence ATGGACCCGATTGCTTTGGTTGTGCGTGCGCTTCTCCTTTGCGGGCTGCGGGGAGGTGCGCTCTCCCTGAGCGGACATTGCACCGATAAGCAGTGTTACGCGCTTTTCGTGGAACCGAAAGACTTCCAAGAAGCGCGGAAAAGCTGCGCAAATTACGATGGAGATCTTTTGTCGGTCCTCGACGTGGAAGCGCGGGGACACTTGCTCGTACGCAGCGGCGTCATCGGGAGTTTTTGGCTCGGCCCTCCTGGGACACAAGGCCAAAACTGCACTTCGTGCTCCGTGTGGCTGGGAGGCAACGTGACGATCCGAACGACGCCGTGCAGCGATCAACTCGGCGGCTACATTTGCCAGTACCCCAACGCGGATCCTTGCGGCGGCGTGTCCCCAGCGGGAGACGCCCAGGTGAGCTACACAGCGCCGATGGGCTTCGCGCTCAACACTTCGCTCCTCTTCCCTCGTGGCACAGTGGCGGTCGCGGGGAACACGGACGCCCTCCACCCGGACGCCAAGTACTTGTGCTTCGAATCCAGTTGGCTGCGAGCTCCGTGGAACTGCGAGGTGATGGGAGGCGGCTGCCAGCACCGGTGCAACTCCACGAGCGGCGCCTGCGCGTGTCCGCAGGACGAACACCTCCACGCCAACCTCATCACCTGCGGCCGGGACCCGTGCGTCGGAGGCGCCCGCGCGTGCGAGTGCCGCGCCGGCTACACGCTGGCCGCGGACGGGCAGAGCTGCGTGGACGTGGACGAGTGCGAGCGGCCGGACGTTTGCGTGGGAGAGGGCGAGGAGTGCGCGAACACCCTTGGGGAGTTCGAGTGCGTGTGCAAAGATGGCTTCGAGGAGCAGGAGggggtgtgtgtggatgtgagcATCTGTGCGAAATGCGAGCACATGCTGTGCGTCAAATCCAATggcgtgtatgcgtgtgcgtgtcgcGAGGGCTTCAGAGTGTCCTCGCGTGACCCCACGAAGTGCGACATGTTCTGCGACCAGGCGGACTGCCCGGCCAACTGCATCCCGAACCCCAATCTGGTGGAGGGGAACATGCACCAGTGCTTCTGTCCTGATGGCTACATCCAAGACATCCGCAACAACACCGCCTTCTGCGCTGACATCGACGAGTGCGGAATTCTGCTGCAGTGTGAACACATATGCGAAAACCGATTCGGGAGTTTCGAGTGTTCTTGTAATGAGGGCTACAAGTTGTTTGACGACTACATGTGCGTGCACCCGGAGGAGGACAAATGGACGCCGCTGTACCCGACGCCTGCCGAGTCACGTCCGGCCGCCTTGCCGTCTTACGTCAAAGCGGGCAGCGTACTTGGCATTAGCATGTTCTTCTTGCTTTGCCTGGTGCTGCTCTACTTTCTGGTCCGGAACACGGCCAAGCGTTGCGGTAGCCTCGAGCTTTCCTCCCTCAAAGGGTCCGATATGGATATTTTCTACCTGCAGCAAGTCACCACGGAGACGTACAAGCGGTTATCTTTTGACAGGCAGTCGAAATGTGACTCGCAAAGACTCTAA